A genome region from Setaria italica strain Yugu1 chromosome III, Setaria_italica_v2.0, whole genome shotgun sequence includes the following:
- the LOC101755096 gene encoding probable receptor-like serine/threonine-protein kinase At5g57670: MNYLRSRSLKRLLSLGRRSNAEESAEECAEIADPPPPYKPTWRCFSYDELHQATDGFHQDNMVGKGGYGEVYRGVLDGGRAVAVKRLAPTAAADEKKEKDFLTELGTVGHVRHPNVSALLGCCVDRGLHLVFEFSTRGSVSANLHDLKLPVMSWKQRHGIAVGTARGLRYLHKGCARRIIHRDIKASNILLTADYEPQISDFGLARWLPSEWTHHAIAPIEGTFGCLAPEYFTHGIVDEKTDVFAFGVFLLELISGRKPVDGSHKSLIAWAKPYLSDGVVQGLVDPRLGDGYDAGQLRRLMFVASLCVRAAAAWRPTMTQVLELLESGEISQDQWQMPEKEEQDELWEFDDLDDFEEDDDDDYDNYDDESDSPSISSSACSIHPND, from the exons ATGAACTACCTCAGGAGCCGGAGCCTGAAGCGGCTCCTGTCCCTCGGCCGCCGGAGCAACGCCGAGGAGTCCGCCGAGGAGTGCGCCGAAATcgccgacccgccgccgccgtacaaGCCCACCTGGCGATGCTTCTCCTACGACGAGCTCCACCAGGCTACCGATGGCTTCCACCAAG acaacatggtGGGGAAGGGCGGGTACGGCGAGGTGTACCGCGGCGTCCTCGACGGCgggcgcgccgtcgccgtgaAGCGCCTGgcgccgacggccgcggcggacgagaagaaggagaaggactTCCTGACGGAGCTGGGCACGGTGGGCCACGTCCGCCACCCCAACGTGTCCGCGCTCCTGGGATGCTGCGTCGACCGCGGCCTCCACCTCGTCTTCGAGTTCTCCACCCGGGGCTCCGTCTCCGCCAACCTCCACG ACCTGAAGCTGCCGGTGATGTCGTGGAAGCAGCGGCACGGGATCGCCGTCGGCACGGCGCGGGGGCTCCGGTACCTCCACAAGGGCTGCGCGCGCCGGATCATCCACCGCGACATCAAGGCGTCCAACATCCTCCTCACCGCCGACTACGAGCCTCAG ATTTCGGACTTCGGCCTCGCCCGGTGGCTGCCGTCGGAGTGGACGCACCACGCCATCGCGCCCATCGAGGGCACGTTCGG GTGCCTGGCGCCGGAGTACTTCACGCACGGCATCGTGGACGAGAAGACGGACGTGTTCGCCTTCGGCGTCTTCCTCCTCGAGCTCATCTCCGGGCGCAAGCCGGTGGACGGCTCCCACAAGAGCCTCATCGCGTGG GCCAAGCCTTACCTGAGCGACGGCGTCGTGCAAGGGCTCGTGGACCCGCGGCTCGGCGACGGCTACGACGCCGGGCAGCTGAGGCGGCTCATGTTCGTCGCGTCGCTCTGCGTcagggccgccgcggcgtggcGCCCCACCATGACACAG GTTCTGGAGTTATTAGAGTCCGGTGAGATTTCTCAGGATCAATGGCAGATGCCCGAGAAGGAGGAGCAAGACGAGCTGTGGGAATTCGACGATCTCGACGATttcgaggaagacgacgacgacgactatGACAACTACGACGATGAATCGGATTCCCCCTCGATCTCCTCGTCGGCGTGCAGCATCCACCCCAATGATTAA